The following proteins come from a genomic window of Anopheles ziemanni chromosome 3, idAnoZiCoDA_A2_x.2, whole genome shotgun sequence:
- the LOC131285339 gene encoding zinc metalloproteinase nas-14-like: protein MNKLWALLCVAFFADPNIGSPVKRNSPVEIELASPFEEIGGNFEGDMVLSLEQQDAVKHGYTSIIDDSITYKWPNGVVPYVLDNSVYSLTQRNSIESALQEIELVSCLQFVRRTTQKDYIFVTGSATSGCSSAVGRRGNMQTLSLQPNGCLSRGTIIHEFLHALGFVHMHSASDRDFFVTINESAISQQNLRDFSRRNSTQVEDYGIPYDYDSVMHYGPKTYSANGEMTIIPKVPGVTIGQRVGLSYKDIKRLNYRYPNCYK, encoded by the exons ATGAACAAGTTGTGGGCCCTACTTTGTGTGGCATTCTTCGCCGATCCGAATATTGGATCTCCGGTTAAAAGAAACTCTCCAGTCG AAATTGAACTAGCTTCTCCATTTGAAGAGATAGGAGGTAATTTCGAGGGAGACATGGTACTAAGCCTTGAGCAACAGGACGCAGTGAAACACGGCTATACGTCGATCATCGATGATTCCATAACGTACAAGTGGCCCAATGGTGTAGTGCCGTACGTCCTAGATAATAGCGTTTACT CCTTAACTCAACGCAACAGTATCGAATCTGCATTGCAAGAGATCGAGCTAGTCAGCTGTCTTCAATTTGTTCGAAGAACTACGCAAAAGGATTATATATTTGTGACG GGCTCAGCCACTTCTGGCTGTTCGTCGGCCGTGGGCCGTCGTGGAAACATGCAAACATTGTCCCTGCAACCGAACGGCTGCCTCTCACGCGGGACGATCATCCACGAGTTTTTGCATGCGCTAGGATTCGTACACATGCACAGCGCCTCCGACCGAGACTTCTTCGTAACAATCAACGAGAGCGCCATTTCACAACAGAACCTACGAGATTTCAGTCGCCGCAACTCGACGCAGGTAGAAGACTACGGCATTCCGTACGACTACGACAGCGTCATGCACTACGGCCCGAAAACGTACTCCGCGAATGGGGAGATGACAATCATCCCCAAAGTCCCAGGCGTTACAATCGGACAACGCGTAGGACTCAGCTACAAGGATATAAAGCGGCTGAACTATCGCTACCCCAATTGCTACAAATGA
- the LOC131285340 gene encoding astacin-like, with product MKLLWATVFVAAIGTLTHGSPVKRDSPIDMELASPLEEVGGNFEGDMVLSPEQENAVKYGYTALIGESYKWPNSIVPYKIDTTAFTAVQQNSIKSALQQIELVSCVRFVPRTTEVDYVVVTGEYSGCWATLGHRGKMQTVNLQPNGCMSRGTIIHEFLHALGFVHMQSASDRDFYVQINWAAIPSDKASNFDRYSSNVIEDFGIPYDYDSVMHYSNTAFSVDNRQLTIIPKRSDVTIGQRVGLSYKDIKRINYLYPNCY from the exons ATGAAGTTACTGTGGGCCACAGTGTTTGTGGCCGCTATAGGGACCCTAACCCATGGATCTCCGGTGAAGAGAGACTCGCCAATTG ACATGGAACTGGCCTCTCCACTGGAAGAGGTGGGCGGTAACTTCGAAGGCGACATGGTACTATCACCGGAGCAGGAGAATGCTGTGAAGTATGGCTACACGGCGCTCATCGGAGAATCCTACAAGTGGCCCAATAGTATCGTGCCATACAAGATTGATACCACCGCATTCA CTGCTGTCCAGCAGAACAGCATTAAATCCGCGCTGCAACAAATCGAGCTAGTGAGCTGTGTCCGGTTTGTCCCACGAACTACTGAAGTGGACTATGTCGTTGTAACG GGCGAATACAGTGGCTGCTGGGCAACCCTGGGCCACCGGGGAAAGATGCAAACGGTCAACCTGCAACCGAACGGCTGCATGTCCCGCGGAACGATCATCCACGAGTTCCTGCACGCGCTCGGCTTCGTGCATATGCAGAGTGCCTCGGATCGCGACTTCTACGTGCAGATCAACTGGGCCGCCATTCCCTCCGATAAGGCTTCCAACTTCGACCGTTACAGCTCCAATGTCATCGAAGACTTTGGTATTCCGTATGACTACGACAGTGTCATGCATTACAGCAACACCGCGTTTAGTGTCGACAACAGGCAGCTTACCATCATTCCCAAGCGGTCAGACGTCACTATCGGGCAACGCGTTGGACTCAGCTACAAAGATATTAAGCGGATCAACTATCTCTATCCAAATTGCTACTAA
- the LOC131286274 gene encoding trypsin-3-like, protein MKLRLVGMFCLTVVSCMAAVPWRSEGRIVGGSDATIENHSYLVSLRRLHKHTCGGAILNTRTILTAAHCVYYPELEPSDFEVRAGSTYRNEGGQLVAVSEIHSHPDYNDWTLEWDISVLKLASDLQLGSSVQPINLPLRSFAIADGVDVSVSGWGSLYYQGPSTNHLQQVTLPIVSNSRCGMAYQNFAPILPYHICAGHKGKDACQGDSGGPLVYQNQVIGIVSWGYGCAFENYPSVYTRVSEFLDFITVRL, encoded by the exons ATGAAGTTACGACTCGTTGGGATGTTCTGTTTGACGGTGGTCAGCTGCATGGCGGCTG TGCCTTGGAGATCCGAAGGCAGAATCGTGGGTGGCAGTGatgccacgatcgaaaaccaTTCCTACCTAGTGTCCCTTCGTCGACTGCACAAGCACACCTGTGGCGGTGCCATCCTAAACACGAGAACCATCCTTACGGCAGCCCACTGTGTCTACTA CCCGGAGCTGGAACCGTCGGACTTTGAAGTGCGAGCAGGCTCAACGTACCGTAACGAGGGTGGTCAACTGGTTGCGGTTTCCGAGATCCACTCCCATCCCGACTATAACGACTGGACGCTAGAGTGGGACATATCCGTCCTGAAGCTGGCTAGCGACTTGCAACTAGGATCCTCCGTACAACCAATCAACTTGCCACTACGTAGCTTCGCCATCGCCGATGGTGTCGATGTTTCGGTCTCCGGCTGGGGCTCTCTTTAC TACCAGGGACCATCTACCAATCACCTGCAGCAGGTCACGCTCCCCATCGTCAGCAACTCCCGGTGCGGCATGGCGTACCAGAACTTCGCCCCGATTCTTCCATACCATATCTGCGCCGGCCATAAAGGCAAGGATGCCTGCCAGGGAGACTCCGGTGGTCCGCTGGTCTACCAGAACCAGGTGATCGGAATCGTTTCGTGGGGCTACGGGTGTGCCTTCGAGAACTATCCGTCGGTGTACACGAGGGTGTCGGAATTCCTGGACTTTATCACAGTGCGCCTCTAA